The Halomicronema hongdechloris C2206 genome includes a window with the following:
- a CDS encoding YceD family protein, giving the protein MDAVYIPQLVRAPNQTQVISIQEYLADLETLTPVRGDVSVSHQGNYLQVSGQAETIVTLTCHRCLQNYNHRLLVETQELIWLENSQEKVAAPLEQEVTTEDLVETLPPNGYFHPNTWLYEQLCLALPQRQLCASDCPGVSAKESSGEVPSSGLADQRWSALAALKQQLADQE; this is encoded by the coding sequence ATGGATGCGGTTTATATTCCTCAGCTGGTGCGTGCACCCAATCAGACTCAGGTAATTTCTATCCAAGAGTACTTAGCTGACCTAGAAACCCTGACACCAGTGCGTGGAGATGTCAGCGTCAGTCACCAGGGGAATTACCTGCAGGTCTCAGGCCAGGCCGAAACCATCGTTACCCTTACCTGCCACCGATGTTTGCAAAACTATAATCATCGACTTCTGGTTGAAACCCAAGAGTTAATCTGGCTAGAAAACTCTCAAGAGAAGGTGGCAGCTCCTCTCGAACAGGAGGTGACTACGGAGGACCTAGTGGAAACTTTACCGCCTAATGGCTACTTCCATCCCAATACCTGGCTCTATGAACAACTCTGCTTAGCTTTACCCCAACGGCAGCTATGTGCCTCTGACTGCCCTGGCGTCAGTGCAAAGGAATCCTCTGGAGAAGTCCCATCCTCTGGCTTAGCCGACCAGCGTTGGTCAGCCCTAGCCGCTCTCAAGCAACAACTAGCTGACCAAGAATAA